In Deltaproteobacteria bacterium, the sequence TATTATCTGCGTCGCAATGCGTCTATACGTTTATTGTTGCTATGTTGAGTAATCGTGCCTATTTTACTATATTGCTTTTTTAGGGACACCCCCTAATTAGAAAAAATTTTTACTTAAAAATTACCACCAATTTCTAGTCTTGTAGGCATTATAAGGTGTGCAAAAATTATATTATGAGGCCATTATGACTATTACTGACCCAAATTACGTACGTATTTTTGACACTACACTACGCGATGGTGAGCAATCACCTGGCGCCACCATGACTTCACAAGAAAAAATGCAAGTAGCGGTGGTATTAGCACGATTAGGCGTCGATGTAATCGAAGCTGGTTTTCCTGCTGCCTCACCTGATGATCTTGAAGCTGTACGTTCTATTGCTTCCAATATTGGTCAAAATAAAGGTACTGAGTATACTCCATCCGGTGAACCTCCTATTATATGTGGTCTGGCACGTGCTACTAAAGGCGACATTGATAAAGCTTGGACTGCCGTAAAAGAAGCTGCTCATCCACGTATTCATACTTTCATCGCCACTTCTGATATTCACTTAGAACATAAGCTACGTATGAAGCGTGAAGATGTGTTAGCCCGTATTAGCGATATGGTAAATTACGCCTGCAGTCTCGGTGCTGAAGTTGAGTTTAGTCCTGAAGATGCTGGTCGCACCAATCTTGATTTTTTATGTGAAGCGGTTGGTTATGCTATTAAAGCCGGTGCCACCACCATTAACATACCTGATACTGTTGGTTACACTGTACCAACTGAATTTGGTGAAGTAATAGCACATTTACGTAAAAACACTCCAGGTGCTTATAAAGCAATTATTTCGGTACACTGTCATAATGATCTAGGTTTAGCTACGGCAAATAGTCTTGCTGGGGTTATGGCAGGAGCTCGTCAAGTTGAAGTAGCTATCAATGGTATTGGCGAACGCGCCGGTAATACTTCGCTTGAAGAAATTGTAATGATTTTACATACGCGCGCAAGTCACCTTGGATTTAAACATGGTATTGATACGACGCAGATTACAAGGGCATCAAAATTAGTTTCAAGTTGCACGGGCATTGCAATTCAGCCCAACAAAGCTATTGTTGGTGCAAACGCTTTTGCTCACGAAGCCGGTATTCATCAAGATGGTATGCTAAAGCATCATCTAACTTATGAAATTATGCGCCCTGAAACT encodes:
- a CDS encoding 2-isopropylmalate synthase — its product is MTITDPNYVRIFDTTLRDGEQSPGATMTSQEKMQVAVVLARLGVDVIEAGFPAASPDDLEAVRSIASNIGQNKGTEYTPSGEPPIICGLARATKGDIDKAWTAVKEAAHPRIHTFIATSDIHLEHKLRMKREDVLARISDMVNYACSLGAEVEFSPEDAGRTNLDFLCEAVGYAIKAGATTINIPDTVGYTVPTEFGEVIAHLRKNTPGAYKAIISVHCHNDLGLATANSLAGVMAGARQVEVAINGIGERAGNTSLEEIVMILHTRASHLGFKHGIDTTQITRASKLVSSCTGIAIQPNKAIVGANAFAHEAGIHQDGMLKHHLTYEIMRPETVGASTSKLVLGKHSGRHAVKNRLTALGYTLNDEDLDKAFARFKDLADKKKTITDADLEALVADELYHPVELWTLDGLQVACGTMGLPTATVRLRGPDGQLVIKPAVGTGPVDAAFRAIDEIVKAPCELIEFNVQAVTQGIDALGEVLVRVQSNNNSTGTVNPQHDSESPRMLIGHGADTDIVVASAKAYLAALNKHLATLQSHA